One Chloroflexota bacterium DNA segment encodes these proteins:
- the xylB gene encoding xylulokinase produces the protein MTMLLGIDVGTTGAKALLIDAHGVVVASATESYAFDTPEPLWAEQSPAGWWRATIAAIRRVLDGRDTSAVAGVGLTGQMHGLVLLDARGDALRPCIMWNDQRSGPQCEAITRQIGAQRLLDLIANPVLPGFTAPKIVWVREHEPDVYARIAHVLLPKDYVRYRLTGALATDVADASGTALFDVRRRDWSAEMLAALDIPRGWLPDAFESPAVCARISAAAAAESGLMAGTPVVGGAGDQAAQAIGSGIVRAGVVSVTLGTSGVVFAATEQFAVAPEGRLHAFCHAVPGRWHLMGVMLSAAGSFRWFRDTLGAGERAQAAATGADAYDLLTALAAQAPAGSEGLFFLPYLSGERTPYADPDARGAYIGLTLRHGKAHLIRALLEGVTFGLRDALELLLASGLPVREVRASGGGARSTLWRQLLADVFDAPITTVNTTEGAAYGAALLAGVGAGVYADVDAACAATVRTTATVEPGPAVPVYAAAYPVYRSLYPALAGTFKTIGRLA, from the coding sequence ATGACCATGCTGCTCGGCATCGATGTCGGCACGACCGGCGCTAAAGCGCTGTTGATTGATGCGCATGGCGTTGTGGTCGCATCGGCCACCGAGAGCTACGCGTTCGACACGCCTGAGCCGCTCTGGGCCGAGCAGTCGCCTGCCGGTTGGTGGCGCGCGACAATCGCCGCGATTCGCCGCGTGCTCGACGGGCGCGATACATCGGCGGTCGCCGGTGTCGGGCTGACGGGACAGATGCACGGCCTGGTGCTGCTCGATGCGCGCGGCGACGCGCTGCGCCCGTGCATCATGTGGAACGACCAGCGCAGCGGGCCGCAGTGCGAAGCGATCACGCGGCAGATCGGCGCGCAACGCCTGCTCGACCTGATCGCCAACCCGGTGCTGCCCGGCTTCACCGCCCCGAAGATCGTCTGGGTGCGCGAGCACGAACCGGACGTCTATGCGCGCATTGCGCACGTGTTGCTACCCAAAGACTATGTGCGCTACCGGCTGACGGGTGCGCTGGCGACCGATGTGGCCGACGCGTCGGGCACGGCGCTGTTCGACGTCCGCCGGCGCGACTGGTCGGCGGAGATGCTGGCCGCGCTCGACATCCCGCGCGGCTGGCTGCCCGACGCGTTCGAATCGCCGGCGGTCTGCGCGCGCATCAGCGCCGCGGCGGCCGCTGAAAGCGGTTTGATGGCTGGCACGCCGGTCGTCGGCGGCGCGGGTGATCAGGCCGCGCAGGCGATCGGCAGCGGCATCGTGCGCGCGGGCGTCGTGTCTGTCACGCTCGGCACATCGGGCGTCGTGTTCGCCGCGACGGAGCAGTTCGCCGTCGCGCCGGAGGGCCGCCTGCATGCGTTCTGCCATGCCGTGCCGGGTCGCTGGCACCTGATGGGTGTGATGCTGTCTGCGGCCGGCTCGTTCCGCTGGTTCCGAGACACGCTGGGCGCGGGCGAGCGCGCGCAGGCCGCCGCGACCGGCGCCGACGCATACGACCTGCTGACCGCGCTTGCCGCGCAGGCGCCCGCCGGTAGTGAAGGATTGTTCTTCCTGCCGTATCTGTCGGGGGAGCGCACGCCGTATGCCGACCCGGATGCGCGCGGCGCGTATATCGGGCTGACGCTGCGCCACGGCAAGGCGCACCTGATCCGCGCGCTGCTGGAAGGCGTCACCTTCGGCCTGCGCGATGCGCTGGAACTGCTGCTGGCCTCCGGTCTGCCGGTGCGCGAGGTGCGCGCGTCGGGCGGCGGCGCGCGCAGCACGCTCTGGCGGCAACTGCTGGCCGACGTGTTCGACGCGCCGATCACGACCGTCAACACCACCGAGGGCGCGGCCTACGGCGCGGCGCTGCTGGCCGGCGTGGGCGCGGGCGTCTACGCCGATGTCGATGCGGCCTGCGCGGCGACCGTGCGCACGACCGCAACGGTCGAGCCGGGGCCGGCTGTGCCCGTCTACGCCGCCGCCTATCCCGTATACCGCTCACTGTACCCCGCGCTGGCCGGGACGTTCAAGACGATTGGCCGGCTCGCCTGA
- a CDS encoding DUF2029 domain-containing protein: MLRRLPFILFCVALIAFAAAFQSPRRVELAVGAEDAAPFLANFYDAERGYRWTQAHSTIWLSGLGGGNQAWHGAIRLSGSRPGASAGPSLTISLNGAPAVSAIAANAEREYAFDIAPGQLGVNGDARIDIESQTFTPTNDPRELGVRVFDLWLEPQGGFALPSLKLLLMALSLAGAFTIASAAATPSLPYAARRNRADAPPARGIGRRGGGFGRRSNLILQGDEIASSQTALLAMTERVLQLSGPFLWFATLVWAVVAVAVLADRAAAGWWLSLAWLAALALGLAAGLVGWIAPRAALGSHRWRFALLLFAAAALVRLVLGLGRGYEGDVEIYLSLAWKTVTYGIHSAYITLGEVPPPNTPPFLLYPFAVVGWLYRELFSPLFPPTWLNDPALLRFLMRWPTLLADLVAGALILRATFRADDRRWWLPVTLYLFNPALIFDSAYWGQTAAIHALWMLLAVMASARRWPGWAGAALSLALTTKPQALAIAPLPALNAWRDRGLLRFAAAGLLAWLVVVAPFLAAGMLGGVIAQYTQTAQYHPYLSVNAHNLWWLLTAGQGWQPDTNGLAGVPFRIWGFALFGLATLLSVAVTWRNRASLDLAAAYQSLAFFMLLSQIHENHALPLFAPLALACAGGRASWRLYGALALTALANMALHDPALVQAFGFPGEEIYGGPGLAAPRLINAAVQTALFGWMTIDMLSALRGARKPA, encoded by the coding sequence ATGCTGCGCCGCCTGCCGTTCATCCTCTTCTGTGTTGCGCTGATCGCGTTCGCGGCGGCGTTTCAGTCGCCGCGGCGCGTCGAGTTGGCCGTCGGCGCGGAAGACGCCGCGCCGTTCCTCGCCAACTTCTACGACGCCGAGCGCGGCTACCGCTGGACGCAGGCGCACTCCACGATCTGGTTGAGCGGGCTGGGCGGCGGCAACCAAGCGTGGCACGGTGCAATTCGCCTGAGCGGGTCGCGCCCGGGCGCCAGTGCAGGCCCGTCGCTCACAATCTCGCTCAACGGCGCGCCGGCCGTGTCGGCCATCGCAGCGAACGCCGAGCGCGAATACGCCTTCGACATCGCGCCGGGACAATTGGGCGTGAACGGCGATGCGCGCATCGATATCGAGTCGCAGACGTTCACGCCTACCAATGACCCGCGTGAACTCGGCGTGCGCGTCTTCGATCTCTGGCTGGAGCCCCAGGGCGGCTTCGCGCTGCCGTCGCTCAAGCTGCTGTTGATGGCATTGTCGCTGGCCGGTGCGTTCACGATCGCCAGTGCGGCCGCCACGCCGTCATTGCCCTATGCCGCGCGGCGAAACCGCGCCGACGCGCCTCCGGCGCGTGGCATAGGGAGGCGCGGAGGCGGTTTTGGCCGACGAAGCAATCTGATTCTCCAGGGTGATGAGATTGCTTCGTCGCAAACGGCGCTCCTCGCAATGACAGAACGTGTGCTTCAGCTTTCGGGGCCCTTCCTATGGTTCGCCACATTGGTATGGGCCGTCGTTGCCGTCGCTGTGCTGGCCGACCGGGCAGCGGCAGGGTGGTGGCTGTCGCTGGCGTGGCTCGCGGCGCTCGCGTTGGGCCTGGCCGCCGGGCTCGTGGGGTGGATCGCGCCGCGTGCGGCGCTGGGCTCGCACCGCTGGCGATTTGCGCTGCTCCTGTTCGCTGCCGCCGCGCTGGTGCGGCTTGTGCTCGGCCTCGGACGCGGCTACGAGGGCGATGTCGAAATTTACCTGTCGCTGGCCTGGAAGACCGTTACCTACGGCATTCATTCAGCGTACATTACTCTTGGCGAGGTGCCTCCGCCGAACACGCCGCCGTTCTTGCTGTATCCGTTTGCCGTCGTCGGCTGGCTGTACCGCGAACTGTTCTCACCGCTCTTCCCCCCGACCTGGCTCAACGATCCGGCGCTGCTGCGCTTTCTCATGCGCTGGCCCACGCTGCTGGCCGACCTGGTCGCCGGCGCGCTTATCCTGCGCGCGACATTTCGCGCGGATGACCGTCGCTGGTGGCTGCCGGTTACGCTGTATTTGTTCAACCCCGCGCTGATCTTCGACTCGGCGTACTGGGGGCAGACGGCGGCGATCCACGCGCTCTGGATGCTGCTCGCAGTCATGGCCTCGGCGCGCCGCTGGCCGGGCTGGGCCGGCGCGGCGCTGTCGCTGGCGCTGACGACCAAGCCGCAGGCACTGGCGATTGCGCCGCTGCCTGCACTCAATGCCTGGCGCGATCGCGGTCTGCTGCGTTTCGCGGCGGCCGGCCTGCTGGCCTGGCTTGTGGTCGTCGCGCCGTTCCTCGCGGCCGGCATGCTCGGCGGCGTGATTGCGCAGTACACACAGACGGCGCAGTATCACCCGTACCTGTCGGTCAACGCGCACAATCTCTGGTGGCTGCTCACGGCCGGGCAGGGCTGGCAGCCGGACACCAACGGGCTTGCAGGCGTACCGTTCCGCATCTGGGGCTTTGCGTTGTTCGGGCTGGCGACCCTGCTGTCGGTTGCGGTGACGTGGCGCAACCGCGCGTCACTGGACTTGGCGGCCGCCTACCAGTCGCTGGCGTTCTTTATGCTGCTGTCGCAGATTCACGAAAACCATGCGTTGCCGCTGTTTGCGCCGCTGGCGCTGGCGTGCGCGGGCGGGCGCGCATCGTGGCGGCTGTACGGGGCGCTGGCGCTCACGGCGCTGGCCAACATGGCGCTCCACGACCCGGCGCTGGTGCAGGCGTTCGGCTTTCCCGGCGAGGAGATCTACGGCGGCCCGGGGCTGGCCGCGCCCCGGCTGATCAATGCGGCTGTGCAAACCGCGCTGTTTGGCTGGATGACAATCGACATGCTGAGTGCGTTGAGGGGTGCGCGCAAGCCTGCGTGA
- a CDS encoding D-lyxose/D-mannose family sugar isomerase — protein sequence MLTPKQLSAARKRTAAALKQAGIVLTRDEAAHIEATDVGLGRFDEIGLSLVVYINTERCCSKELVLLPRQNFPEHRHPPLPQFNDPGKEETFRCRWGTAYLYVAGTPAARPKAKPPKNRAPHYTVWHEVVLRPGEQYTIPPNTLHWFQAGPQGAIVSEFSTRSRDEFDIFTDPDIRRVG from the coding sequence ATGCTCACGCCCAAACAACTGAGCGCCGCGCGCAAGCGCACGGCCGCCGCCCTCAAACAGGCCGGCATTGTTTTGACGCGCGACGAAGCCGCACATATCGAGGCGACCGATGTGGGCCTCGGCCGCTTCGATGAGATCGGGCTATCGCTCGTCGTCTACATCAATACCGAGCGCTGCTGTTCAAAAGAACTGGTGCTACTCCCGCGCCAGAACTTCCCGGAGCACCGCCATCCGCCGCTGCCGCAGTTCAACGACCCTGGCAAGGAAGAGACGTTCCGCTGCCGCTGGGGCACTGCCTACCTGTACGTCGCAGGCACGCCGGCCGCCCGGCCCAAAGCGAAGCCGCCGAAGAATCGCGCACCACATTACACAGTCTGGCACGAAGTCGTGCTGCGTCCGGGTGAGCAGTACACGATCCCGCCCAATACACTGCACTGGTTCCAGGCCGGTCCCCAGGGAGCGATCGTCTCCGAGTTCTCGACGCGCAGCCGTGACGAGTTTGATATCTTCACCGATCCGGATATCCGGCGCGTGGGTTGA
- a CDS encoding lactate utilization protein: protein MKQSDFLARFKSAPTVSPRFERADAARWVAEFHAGLPAQQAALVAQFRAALEGAGGVFRPARDAAEAAAIALEIAQAHSARTAVAWSHPALDAACAALAGAGIGVTRSEQSAGLDRAQIRAATVAADIGLTACEVAIAQTGTLLLVHHERHGRLTGLAPITHIAIIDAGQLVPELADALKLLRLARLDGDGRLPSNISLHTGPSKTADVEQTLTKGVHGPKEVHVICVGG from the coding sequence GTGAAACAGAGCGATTTTCTCGCGCGCTTCAAATCCGCCCCAACGGTCTCGCCCCGCTTCGAGCGCGCCGACGCCGCGCGCTGGGTTGCTGAGTTCCACGCCGGGTTGCCTGCGCAGCAAGCCGCGCTGGTCGCGCAGTTCCGCGCTGCACTGGAAGGGGCCGGCGGCGTATTCCGGCCCGCCCGCGACGCTGCCGAGGCGGCCGCCATCGCGCTGGAGATTGCGCAGGCGCACAGTGCCCGGACGGCTGTCGCCTGGAGCCATCCGGCGCTGGATGCCGCCTGCGCTGCGCTGGCCGGCGCGGGTATCGGCGTTACGCGCTCGGAGCAGAGCGCCGGGCTTGACCGCGCGCAGATCCGCGCGGCGACCGTGGCCGCCGATATCGGCCTGACGGCATGCGAGGTTGCCATCGCGCAGACCGGCACGCTGCTGCTGGTGCACCACGAGCGGCACGGCCGCCTGACCGGCCTCGCCCCGATCACGCACATCGCGATCATCGACGCCGGGCAACTGGTCCCGGAACTGGCCGACGCGCTGAAGCTGCTGCGGCTGGCGCGGCTCGATGGCGACGGCCGCCTGCCGAGCAACATTTCGTTGCATACCGGCCCGTCGAAGACCGCCGACGTCGAGCAAACGCTGACCAAGGGCGTGCACGGGCCGAAGGAAGTGCACGTCATATGTGTGGGCGGATAG
- a CDS encoding (Fe-S)-binding protein, translating to MAAHRVALFVTCLVDLFYPEVGEATVNVLRAHGVEVRFPQDQICCGQPVFNSGFRADAAAVARHTIRTFKDAEAVVLPSGSCTDMIREQYPHLFDDPQEAAEARAFAAKCYELTEYLANVLNVTVYDSTFSGKLTYHDSCHMCRGLGLKREPRQALAGVKGAELIEMPWSDECCGFGGSFSVRLPELSEAIMAKKIETAQQSGAQIVVTADPGCMMHMAGGIARRGEAMRVMHIAQVLAGDAQG from the coding sequence ATGGCCGCACATCGCGTCGCCTTGTTCGTTACCTGCCTTGTGGACTTGTTCTACCCCGAAGTCGGCGAGGCCACCGTCAACGTCCTGCGCGCGCACGGCGTCGAGGTGCGCTTCCCGCAAGACCAGATCTGCTGCGGGCAACCGGTCTTCAACTCCGGCTTCCGCGCCGATGCCGCGGCGGTGGCGCGTCACACGATTCGCACCTTCAAGGACGCCGAGGCGGTCGTGCTGCCATCCGGCTCGTGCACCGACATGATCCGCGAGCAGTACCCGCACCTGTTCGACGACCCGCAGGAAGCCGCCGAGGCGCGCGCCTTTGCCGCCAAATGCTACGAGCTGACGGAATACCTCGCCAACGTGCTCAATGTGACCGTGTATGACTCGACGTTCAGCGGCAAGCTGACCTATCACGACTCCTGCCACATGTGCCGCGGACTGGGGCTGAAGCGGGAGCCGCGCCAGGCGCTGGCCGGCGTCAAGGGCGCCGAACTGATCGAGATGCCATGGTCCGACGAGTGCTGCGGCTTCGGCGGCTCGTTCAGCGTGCGCCTGCCGGAACTCTCCGAGGCGATCATGGCCAAGAAGATCGAGACGGCGCAGCAGTCCGGCGCGCAAATCGTCGTGACGGCCGACCCGGGCTGTATGATGCACATGGCCGGCGGTATCGCGCGGCGCGGCGAGGCGATGCGCGTCATGCACATCGCGCAGGTACTGGCCGGGGACGCGCAGGGATAA
- a CDS encoding iron-sulfur cluster-binding protein: MTTFEHRAHIALNDIVLQKNLKRGMNYFANARVTALAAAGDPLALRQRGKAIRDETVTHIGAHLTQLAANVERNGGVVHWAGDAAEARAIILDIAKREGVRRIVKSKSMATEEIELNHALEASAIETVETDLGEYIAQQAHEPPSHIIAPIVHKNKEQIAEVITKVAGRPIEADAIAINNFARAELREKFLSAEMGITGANFAVAETGSIVLVTNEGNGRMCSSAPRVHVAVMGADKVLPTHDDLAVLLSLLTRSATGQAISVYVSMLSGPRRADDVDGPEQFHLVIMDNGRSTFYGGEFQEMLNCIRCGACLNVCPVYKATSGHAYGACYSGPMGAVLMPGLGGLSDFGDLAHASSLCGACRDACPVMIDIPRMLVAWRQRVPHSRIEALLFRLTRIGMTTPLLYRLGVFFGRIGLKLFVRDGRIQGGPPLINRWTHGRDFPPIATRTFRERWKE; encoded by the coding sequence ATGACGACCTTCGAGCATCGCGCGCACATCGCGCTCAACGATATCGTCTTGCAGAAGAACCTCAAGCGCGGCATGAACTACTTCGCCAACGCGCGCGTGACGGCGCTGGCGGCGGCCGGCGACCCGCTGGCGCTGCGGCAGCGCGGCAAGGCGATCCGCGACGAGACGGTCACGCATATCGGCGCGCACCTGACTCAGTTGGCCGCGAACGTCGAGCGCAACGGCGGTGTGGTGCACTGGGCAGGCGACGCGGCCGAGGCGCGCGCGATCATCCTCGACATCGCGAAGCGCGAGGGCGTGCGCCGGATCGTCAAATCCAAGAGCATGGCGACCGAAGAGATCGAGCTGAATCACGCGCTCGAGGCGTCCGCCATCGAGACCGTCGAGACCGACCTCGGCGAGTATATCGCCCAGCAGGCGCACGAGCCGCCATCGCACATCATCGCGCCGATCGTGCACAAGAACAAGGAACAGATCGCCGAGGTCATCACGAAAGTGGCCGGGCGGCCGATCGAGGCCGACGCCATCGCGATCAACAACTTCGCGCGCGCCGAACTGCGCGAGAAGTTCCTGAGCGCGGAGATGGGCATCACGGGCGCGAACTTCGCGGTGGCCGAGACCGGCTCGATCGTGCTGGTCACCAACGAGGGCAACGGGCGCATGTGCAGCTCCGCGCCGCGCGTCCACGTCGCCGTGATGGGCGCCGACAAGGTGCTCCCGACGCACGACGACCTCGCCGTGCTGCTGAGCCTGTTGACGCGCAGCGCGACCGGCCAGGCGATCTCAGTCTATGTGTCGATGCTCTCCGGTCCGCGCCGCGCGGACGATGTGGACGGCCCGGAGCAGTTTCATTTGGTCATCATGGACAACGGCCGCTCGACGTTCTACGGCGGCGAGTTCCAGGAGATGCTGAACTGCATCCGTTGCGGGGCGTGCCTGAACGTCTGCCCGGTCTACAAGGCGACCAGCGGCCACGCGTACGGCGCGTGCTACTCCGGCCCGATGGGCGCGGTGCTGATGCCGGGGCTGGGTGGTCTGAGCGATTTCGGCGATCTGGCGCACGCCTCGTCGCTGTGCGGAGCGTGCCGCGACGCCTGCCCGGTCATGATCGACATCCCGCGCATGCTGGTGGCATGGCGGCAGCGCGTGCCGCACAGCCGCATAGAAGCGCTGCTGTTCCGGCTGACGCGCATCGGCATGACCACTCCGCTGCTGTACAGGCTCGGCGTGTTCTTCGGGCGCATCGGCCTGAAGCTGTTCGTGCGCGATGGCCGCATCCAGGGCGGGCCGCCGCTCATCAACCGCTGGACGCACGGGCGCGACTTCCCGCCGATCGCGACGCGCACTTTCCGCGAGCGCTGGAAGGAGTGA
- a CDS encoding helix-turn-helix domain-containing protein: MPHSSKSKEPEWLSLQRASRMLGVHPATLRLWADQGKIRAARTAGGHRRFSIQDVQAFAARKNTESSSSAQMIMHSTLGRTRIEVTDGHASDQTWYRQFDEAAREQQREMGRRLLGLMMQHLNAAGSADDSQAPRAHILRDAQKLGGEYGQAASRQGLSLSDAMRAFLFFRDFMLESVVQMREIAAGGAPDATVTTYRVINGFANEVLISMVAAFQSAAVPGSNA, from the coding sequence ATGCCACACTCATCAAAATCCAAGGAGCCTGAATGGTTAAGCCTGCAGCGTGCTAGTCGGATGCTGGGCGTTCACCCGGCGACCTTGCGCCTGTGGGCGGATCAAGGCAAGATTCGCGCGGCACGCACGGCCGGCGGCCACCGGCGCTTTTCGATTCAGGACGTGCAGGCGTTTGCGGCGCGCAAGAATACCGAGTCCAGCAGCAGCGCGCAGATGATCATGCATTCCACGCTGGGCCGCACGCGCATCGAAGTGACGGACGGGCACGCCAGCGACCAGACGTGGTACCGCCAGTTCGATGAAGCGGCGCGCGAGCAGCAGCGCGAGATGGGCCGGCGGCTGCTCGGTCTGATGATGCAGCACTTGAACGCTGCCGGCTCGGCGGACGACAGCCAGGCGCCGCGCGCGCATATTCTGCGCGATGCGCAGAAGCTGGGCGGCGAGTACGGGCAGGCGGCGTCGCGCCAGGGGCTCTCGCTCAGCGACGCCATGCGCGCATTCCTGTTCTTTCGTGATTTCATGCTGGAAAGCGTAGTGCAGATGCGCGAGATCGCCGCGGGCGGCGCTCCCGACGCCACCGTCACCACGTATCGCGTCATCAACGGCTTTGCCAATGAAGTACTGATATCGATGGTCGCGGCATTTCAGAGCGCCGCAGTGCCGGGTTCCAACGCATAG
- a CDS encoding class II fructose-bisphosphate aldolase — translation MYNDPMYHVTRKDVDQLVWLANFGDATERPRCQWLVWELAQYEGVRPWSIHDLYMARGAGRAPASFTVPAMNIRVMTYDVARAVFRAALKLNVGAMLFEIARSEIGYTSQRPAEYVSSVLGAAIKEGYKGPVFIQGDHFQINGKKFAAGGAEREKELQALRDLTTEAVAAGFYNIDIDSSTLVDLKQPTVAEQQRLNYETCAEFARTIRSIEPSQLHVSIGGEIGEVGKQNSTEEELRAFTDGYKAATAGLAGMSKISIQTGTSHGGVVLPDGTLAQVAIDFATLRKLSQVAREAYGMAGAVQHGASTLPAEAFGNFPAEGACEVHLATEFQNMMFDSPVFPADLKREMYAWLDANAADQRGAKDTAEQFYYKARKNSIGAFKQRLWALPPNVKESICGALQQKFEFLFQKLNVGNSYDMVQQLVKTVEMHRAEPQTAAAATAKDDVKGLAD, via the coding sequence ATGTACAACGATCCGATGTATCACGTGACCAGGAAGGACGTGGATCAACTCGTCTGGCTGGCCAATTTCGGCGACGCCACCGAGCGGCCGCGCTGCCAGTGGCTGGTCTGGGAACTGGCGCAGTACGAAGGTGTGCGGCCGTGGTCGATCCACGACCTGTATATGGCGCGCGGGGCCGGGCGCGCGCCCGCCAGCTTCACCGTGCCCGCCATGAACATTCGCGTGATGACCTATGACGTGGCGCGCGCCGTGTTCCGCGCCGCGCTCAAGCTGAATGTCGGCGCGATGCTCTTCGAGATCGCCCGCAGCGAAATCGGCTATACGAGCCAACGTCCGGCGGAGTACGTCAGCTCGGTCCTCGGCGCGGCGATCAAGGAAGGCTACAAAGGCCCGGTATTCATCCAGGGCGACCACTTCCAGATCAACGGCAAGAAGTTCGCGGCGGGCGGCGCCGAGCGCGAGAAGGAACTGCAGGCCCTGCGCGATCTGACGACCGAGGCGGTCGCGGCCGGCTTCTACAACATCGACATCGATAGCTCGACGCTGGTCGACCTGAAGCAGCCCACCGTCGCGGAGCAGCAGCGGTTGAACTACGAGACGTGCGCCGAGTTCGCGCGCACCATCCGCAGCATCGAGCCGTCCCAACTGCACGTTTCCATCGGCGGCGAGATCGGCGAGGTCGGCAAGCAGAACTCGACCGAAGAGGAACTGCGCGCGTTCACCGACGGCTACAAAGCCGCGACGGCAGGCTTGGCTGGCATGAGCAAGATCTCGATCCAGACTGGCACGTCGCACGGCGGCGTCGTCCTGCCGGACGGCACGCTGGCGCAGGTCGCGATCGACTTCGCCACGCTGCGCAAGCTGAGCCAGGTCGCGCGCGAGGCGTACGGCATGGCCGGCGCGGTGCAGCACGGCGCGTCCACGCTGCCCGCCGAGGCGTTCGGCAACTTCCCGGCCGAGGGCGCCTGCGAGGTGCACCTGGCGACCGAGTTCCAGAACATGATGTTCGACTCGCCGGTCTTCCCGGCCGATCTGAAGCGGGAGATGTACGCGTGGCTCGACGCCAATGCGGCCGACCAGCGCGGCGCGAAGGATACCGCCGAGCAGTTCTACTACAAGGCGCGCAAGAACTCGATCGGCGCGTTCAAGCAGCGGCTGTGGGCGCTGCCGCCGAACGTGAAGGAGTCGATCTGCGGGGCGCTCCAGCAGAAGTTCGAGTTCCTGTTCCAGAAGCTGAACGTCGGCAACAGCTACGATATGGTGCAGCAACTGGTGAAGACGGTCGAGATGCACCGCGCCGAGCCGCAGACCGCCGCGGCCGCCACGGCCAAGGACGACGTCAAGGGCCTGGCCGACTGA
- the opgC gene encoding OpgC domain-containing protein, which produces MHALNYLTTRARAWWWLVDHWYYPGGRGRDLRLDYLRGFAVFAMIVDHLGSASWFHPLTGGNSFFVSAAEGFVFISGLLVGIVYGDLMRKQGWRAAARKALARAWTLYTLTVPLTILFVAGIFWLNLPFASWYTIGEDPWRLIISIITLQRTFVFADIPLLYTQLLVIAPLGLAFLQCKSTAPLLGLSLGIWGAYQVAPEVMDRFPWQIEGNWIFHIAAWQLLFIGALALGYHREEASAWFNDRPRWPMYLALWAAFGLLLYIFPQVNPDDPLAVALFDKGRLGVGRLVSAAIIFPLMYLTLTLFWKPLHKMAGWLLNPLGENSLYSYTLHIFWLIVFYTVLPWLTGDPGGNVALNSVLQIVAVLLTRLAIQNRVLFKIIPR; this is translated from the coding sequence ATGCACGCACTGAACTACCTGACCACGCGCGCACGCGCGTGGTGGTGGCTCGTCGATCACTGGTATTACCCCGGCGGGCGCGGGCGCGATCTGCGGCTTGACTACCTGCGCGGTTTCGCCGTCTTCGCGATGATCGTCGATCACCTCGGCAGCGCCTCGTGGTTTCACCCGCTGACCGGCGGCAACTCGTTCTTCGTCTCCGCCGCCGAAGGCTTCGTCTTCATCAGCGGCCTGCTGGTCGGCATCGTGTATGGCGACCTGATGCGCAAGCAGGGCTGGCGGGCGGCGGCGCGCAAGGCGCTGGCGCGCGCCTGGACGCTCTACACGCTGACCGTGCCGCTGACGATCCTGTTCGTCGCCGGCATCTTCTGGCTGAACCTGCCATTTGCGTCGTGGTACACGATCGGCGAAGACCCGTGGCGGCTGATCATCTCCATCATCACGCTGCAGCGCACCTTTGTCTTCGCCGATATCCCGCTGCTCTACACGCAACTGTTGGTAATCGCGCCGCTCGGACTGGCATTCCTGCAGTGCAAGTCAACCGCGCCGCTGCTCGGACTGTCGCTCGGCATCTGGGGCGCGTACCAGGTGGCGCCGGAGGTGATGGACCGCTTCCCGTGGCAGATCGAGGGGAACTGGATCTTCCACATCGCCGCGTGGCAGCTTCTGTTCATCGGCGCGCTGGCGCTCGGCTATCACCGCGAGGAAGCGAGCGCGTGGTTCAACGACCGGCCGCGCTGGCCGATGTACCTGGCGCTGTGGGCGGCGTTCGGCCTGCTGCTCTATATCTTCCCGCAGGTGAATCCGGACGACCCGCTGGCCGTGGCTCTGTTTGACAAGGGGCGTCTCGGGGTCGGCCGGCTGGTATCGGCGGCGATCATTTTCCCGCTCATGTATCTGACCCTGACGCTCTTCTGGAAACCGTTGCACAAAATGGCTGGCTGGCTGCTGAACCCGCTCGGTGAAAACTCGCTGTACAGCTATACCCTGCATATCTTCTGGCTGATCGTGTTCTATACGGTGCTTCCCTGGCTGACCGGCGACCCCGGCGGCAATGTTGCGCTCAACTCGGTGCTGCAGATCGTCGCGGTGTTGCTGACCCGGCTCGCCATCCAGAATCGCGTGCTGTTCAAGATCATCCCGCGCTGA